CTGAAACATCTCAAGTTCCCCGAGGTGCTGGATGGCACCGTCAACGGCAACGTCACGTATTCCATGGACCGGGACGACCCCCATACCCTTTCAGGAGAGGGCCGGTTCGATATCAGACAAGGGCGCTTCAACGCCGATTTCATTTTTGCCCAGTTCAAAGACCAGTTGCAGGAAGGCGCCGACATGCTCCCCCCTTCCCTTCAGTTCGACCGCATGACCTCTCAAGTGACCTTCAAGAACGACGTCGTGACAACAAAGAATATCGAACTTTTTGCCCAAGGCATCAAGATAACCGGCGATGGAAGCTACGTTACCCGCGGGGACATGGACTACGACATCAAGCTCGCGATCGCCCCCGATACCGCGGAGCGTATCCCCGCGCTTCGAGACAACTTCACCCTTCAAGGTTACCGGCTGGCCAACCGGGACCTCGAGCTTGAGTTTCACATCCAGGGACCTACGCTGCGGCCAAAGAGCGAACTGGCCAGTCTGCCTTCGCCAAGTATCACCCTGGTCAGCGGCGCACTCGAAACTACGAGCCAAGTGGTTCAAGTTCTCGATTTACCTAGAAAAATCCTCGTGGATGTGTTTAAAATCGGAGCTGGGATCATGGGGGCCCGTAAACCCCCTGAGAACAGTGACCAGTAGTACAGGAAGTCATGGAAATCAAGATTACTAAGAGTTCTCGCGCGTGTTCCGGCTGCGAACGTCCTTTCGAACATGGCGAAGAGATCTTTTCGCGTGTGCGAATCGAGGAACAGTCCTTTGTGCGAGAGGATTTCGATAAGACTCATTGGCAACCCGATAAGGCTCAAGATGCCGTCGCCGCATGGTCTACCACGTACGTCGATCCCAAGATCGAGGCGCAAAAGCCCCCTGAGGTATTCTCGCCGCTGCGCCAGGTCTTCTACGAATCCGCGGAGTCCACGGCACGCGACGATATTGCCATAGCCTATCTGGCGGCGCAGCTGCTCCGCAGACAAAAAGTGTTTCGGCTGATTAAGGAATTTGACAGCGAGGAGGGCGAGGCCCGTGTCGCTCTGTTTGCGGACCGCATCGGGAACCGCTTCATCGAGGTCGGTGATCCCAATCTGAGCTACGAGGAACTCGAAACCGGGCGCCAAGCCCTTTTGAGAAGACTCCAAGAACTGGAATCCGGCACCGGAAAAGACGAAACCGGACCAGGTGAACAGGGCGAGGCAGAAGAAGCCGTATCTGGGGAGAGGGCGGATGAGGCAGCGGGCTAAGGCAGACACGAGAACCGCGGATGACGAACCTGTGATTCAACTGACACGGGGGCAGATGGTGGCGGCCGTCTGTGGGCTGATGATTGGCGCGCTCTTCTTTTACCTGCTTGGCGTGGTGACTTCGCGTCTTGAACCCATGATCAGCGAGAACCAGGCTCAACAGCAAGCGTCACACGTTCTTCCCGCCCCGGATGCGCCCGGCACGCCGTCTCCCGCAACAGGCGGTGAGCGGTCAAGCAGCGTCCGGCCCGAAGGCATCCAGGCCACTCCGCGCACGGATGTCGTTCCTTTGGCCAAGAAAGAATCGCAGCCCGCACAAAGTCTAACCGCCACGCCCCCGCAAGGCCCCAACGCCGACGATAGCCCTCCTTTAAGCCGCGTTCCCGCGCCGGCTGAGACCTCCACGACAACGGCCGCCCAACTCGAAACGGCGAAAGAGCAGAAACCAAAGACGGCATCGAGCGGGCCAAAACCCGTCGAACTAACCCCCAAGCCCCCCACCGAAGCATCCGCGGTCTCCAGCCCCGACAAAACGCAGGACAGACCTGAAACCACCGAGACGGCCAAGGAAACAAGCGCTGAACAGACCCAACCCGTTCCTGCCGGCTCCGAAAAGAAACCCCAAGCTGGGGCGGATTCCGCAGCCAAATCTGAGAAAGAGCCCTCGTTTACGTTGGAAAAGATGGAGGTTCCCCCGGAAACGACCCAGCCCGCCGCCGCTTCCGGAACCGCCGCAGGGCCTTTCTACAGCATCCAGCTGATCGCTTTCTCCAAGGCAAACCGCGCCAAAGCAGAAGCCTATGCGAAAGAAGTCCGGGAGAACGCGGGACTTGATGTAGAATTAGAGTCCTCAACTGACGGAGAATATATACGGGTGTTTGTCGGGAGGTATGCGGACCGGGAATCCGCCCTGAAGGCCTGCCGCGAGTTGCAGAAGCAGGAACGGTTCTCCAAAATATTTGTTCCACAAGAAGCACGGCGGGGTACACAATGAACCACAGTGGCAGGAAGACCAGCGGAAGGGAATCGAGGGAAGCCATGAAAGTGTCGGTCATTGGTCCGGGAGCCATGGGCTGTCTGTTCGCGGCGCGGCTTGCAAACGGCAACGTGCAGACGACGCTGGTCGACTATAAACCCGATCGCGCCAACCGTCTGAATGAGTCGGGTATCCGTGTCGAATCGGACTCACGCTCCATCAGCGCGAAACCGGTCGTGTCCACATCCGTACCCGATGACCAGGATCTGGTCATCGTATTCGTCAAATCGCATGTCACCCGTACCCTGAGCATCCCCCCAAACGTGCCCATTTTGACGCTGCAGAACGGTCTTGGAAATACGGAGACCTTGTGTTCGGCCGTAGGCAGCGCCAACATCCTCGCGGGAGTCACTCACGAAGCCGCCGTGCTCACCAACGAAGGCCAGGTCACACACACCGCCTCCGCAAAGACCATATTTGGCTCATGGACGTCGTGCCCCACACAGTCCGCTGAAAACGCCTTGAATGCTGCAGGGTTCCACTTTGAGGTCACCACCGCGCCGGGGCAGACACTTTGGGAAAAGGTGTCCGCCTCGAACGCCATAAACCCGCTGACCGCGCTTCTCAATGTTCAAAACGGCGCGTTGCTCGAGATTACGGAAGTGCGCCAACTCATGCGCGACCTGGTTGTAGAAAGCGTGAAAGTGGCATCCACGGAGGGATACCGGTTTCCTTACAGCCTCGTTGAAGAGACCGAAGAATCGTGCCGCAAGTTTCCTCACAGCGTCTCCCCCATGCTTCAGGATATCCGCGCCAGAAAACGGACTGAAATCGAAAGCCTGAGCGGGGAGATACTCCGCCGCGCCCAAATTGCGGCGTTGCCGGTTCCCCGCACACGCGTTATCTACCAACTCCTCCGGGGCATGGAATCGCGTTGAACCACGACGGGTTGACGTACCATAGCCCCTGCACTTTTACGCGCAGGCAGCAGGTGATCCTGGCGGTCAGCTCTCCCCTGATCGCCGGAGCATTCAAAGCGGCGTGCGCAACCTGCCGTCAGGAACGGCGTGACCGTGATCGTTTCAACACCTGCCTCGAGACCGCGCAGCACGTCATACTCGCCATCTGGCATGAAACCCTCGGTTTGGCTGCGTGGCATTTTCGCAACACGGGCTACCACACCCTCACCAGCTATAGCTTCGACGGCGAACTGGCGGCGCGGATAGTCCGCCATTTCGGGCTGTATGCGTTGCGCGGGTCGTCTTCACGAGGGGGCAGCGAGGCTCTGAGACAACTGGAGCGAGCAACCGCCGTCGTGCCTGCCGTAGGGTTCACACTGGATGGACCCAAAGGCCCCCGCAGAATCGCGAAGCCCGGCATCGCAGTGCTTGCTATGCGAACCGGCCTGCCTGTCGTCCCCGTCGCGCTAGCCGCAACACGGTGTTGGCGCATGCATTCGTGGGACAAGTTGATCATCCCGAAACCATTCGCCCGGCTGGTATCCGTCTACGGGGAGCCGATCTACCCCCCTCCGCAAGAGACGGCGGCGGCCATCGAAAGTCTACGAACCGAGGTCGAGAGCGCGCTTAACCGGCTGCACGAATCACTCGAAGAAGAGCTGAGCGAATAGGCTACGCCAGCACGTCTCCTTCCGCAACCGTTATATGGCGCGCCCGCAACTGCCCGCATGCCGCGTTGATGTCTCCCCCACGCTCTTTTCTGAGCGTTGCGTTCATTCCCCCCTCCTCGAGTATCCGAAGGAACGCCTCGCATGTTTCCGGCGGCGAGGGCTCGTAAGGCAGTTCTTCCACACGGTTGTACGGGATCAGATTCACGAAAGCCTTGAGCCCCCGGGTCAACTCGAGCAGTTGACGGGCATTGAGAGCCGAATCATTCACTCCGCGGATGAGCGTCCACTCGAAGGTGACCTGGCGGCCCGTTCTCTCGCCATATCCGCGCACGGCCTCGAGCAGGCGAGCCAGTGGGTACTTGCGATTCAAAGGAACCAGCTTCGAGCGCAACGCATCGTTGGCAGCATGCAAGGAAATGCTCAGCCGCACTTGCCATTTCTCGCCCGCAAACCGCTCGATGCCCGGAACATCGCCTGCGGTCGACACCGTGACCTTTCGCGCGCCGATGTTGAGTCCATCCTTGCGCATGAACATGCGGATAGCCTTCAGCGTGGCGTCGTAGTTCAGGAACGGTTCGCCCATGCCCATAAAGACAATGTTCGGCGTCCGCTCTTGCAGGTCACGGTCGCCCAACAAATGCAGCGCCTGTTCAACGATCTCTCCCGCACTGAGGTTGCGTTTGAATCCAGACAGCCCTGTTGCGCAGAACGCGCAACGCAGCGGGCAACCCACCTGAGTGGACAGGCACAGCGTGAGGCGTTCCCCCTCGGGAATAGCAACCGCCTCCACGGCCTCTCCGTCGCAAAGACCGAAAAGGGATTTCCGAGTTGCTTCCCTTTCGCGTGAACTCAATACCTCGATGGGATGAATTTGAGGAAGAACCACGCCAGCACGAAGCTCTTCGCGCATCGTCTTGGAAAGGTCGGTCATCGCATTGAAGTCAAAAACTTGTTTGGCATGTATCCAACGAAAGATCTGCCGCGCGTGATACACCTTTATTTCCAGACGCTCGGCGATTTCTTCCGGTAGAAAATCCGTTATTGCGATACTCACTTCATCTCCTCTGGTTGCGCCAGGAAATCCGCCGTGGTGAGGCCGGGATTGATGGCAACCTTCGACCCCTCAAGAGAAAACCGCAGTGTCAAACCTTCCTGCGGAAACGCGGCGGCAAACGCCACAGGCGCCCGGACGCCGCCCACCTCGAGATATTCCTGCCACTCCACCCGCGCCAAAACCGCTCCACGCTTATCGAGCAACTCGCTCTCCCGCAGTTTCCAATCGGGGCCCTCGAGCGTCACCCGGCGCAATAAACCGAATCTCTTGTTCACGAGCAGCGTCAGGCGCCGGCCGTCTACGGTTTCCTCGACGTTCGCGACCTTAACCTCGCGACCGCCAAGCTTGCCCCATTCCTCGGGACGCATCAGCTCGCGGGCGATCGAATCCGCCCCGGCCCGCCCCAGCATCTCCGACACATCAAGAGCAGTCTCTGGAATGGCCACCTCCAGTGTGCCGTCCACCGCTACGAGACGAAGCACCTGACCGCTCAAACCTGTCGAGTCAAAGCCGCGAACGGCTACATCGCGCGGCGCGCGGTACAGAAGCGTCACATTGAACTTGCGCTTGCCCATCACATCCTGAGACGCTGCGATACAGGTGCCTTGACCGCGCAGGCTTCCCAGCATGTCCTGCGCTCGAGCCAGCGCATCGAGAGCCTGTCGCGCCTCCGCATCCACCGGCGCCGCCCCGCGCCACAGCAGTCTGCCCGGAGCATGAGCACACCCAGCAAACAGCGCCAGCACAAACGGCGTCAGAAAAAACAACCGTGCGCGCCGCAATCTATTCTCCCTCGTCATGCTCACTTCTCAGCAAACCCGCTTTCCATCCCTCGGACACATGGGTGACATCCTGCTATCCCACAAACATCGAAATCCTTGAAACCGCTTCCTTTATATGCTAAACTCCGTTTCCTGCGTGTGCAGCCGGATTATATCATCCGAAAACAGACTGGCAAAGCACACGTAAATGAGACGGTGAATACGCAGCGCGGCGCAATGTTCGCAGCGGGCTTTCGTGCCCGGCCAAGCAGACGCGCCGCGGGATAGAGTCAAGGGAGAACGGCATGTCGCATGTATGTGATTACAGTGGAAAACGCCCGCAAGTTGGCAAACGCGTCGTTCGCCGCGGAAAAGCCAAGCGCGAGGGAGGTATCGGACAAAACGTTACCGGCATCTCGAAACGGCGGTGGAAACCCAATCTGCAGAAGATCCGCATCGTCGATGAAAACGGCCGGGTGCGCACCGTTCGCGTATGTGCGCGCTACATCAAAGCCGGAAAGTTCACGAAATATGTGAAGACCAGGCCCCAGAACGCGGGCAAGTAACCCTTCCAAACTCGATTTCTTCGCCGGACCCCCAAGATGTCCGGCGATTCTCTTTTCAGGAGCCGGGGATGGCCTCAAGACGTATTTCGCGCGCCACAACTTGCTCGGCGGAAAGCCGGAAACCGGTGTACGGCGCCCAGGTCAGATGCCGGTAGAGTGGTCCGACTTCTCCCGTATAAGGCGCATGAAGCTTGAGTACACCGGGCATCTCGCGCAACACTTCTACCTCGCCGATACCCGGAACGCCTTTCAGGCGCTCCATGATCGCGCTCTTGGAATCAGCGTCTAAAGGTCCCCTGATCACCACCAAGACCCCCGTTCCGAGCCCGCCTTGAGCAACGGCTAACACGCTCAGCGGCACGACCTCCCCCTGCACCTTCGCGCAGGCATCGTTCAACGCCGTCTGGGCGCCGCGCTCGATTTCGCCACTCAACACCTTAGCCTCAGACCTTAACGTGTAGGCGCCTTCTCCCGCCCCAACAATGCGTAACTCCAACTCGGCGCGATGCTCCAACAAATTGGAACCGGCCGCCGCGAAGTCCGAGTGAATGTAGGCACGGCCGACGACCGCGGCATCGGCGGCGTTCTCGCGCAGAAGAAGCCGTATCGCCGTATCATCCGTCAACTGGGTCAATAACATGTCTTCATCTTCATCCAGGACGGCGTCGATTCCCCTGACGTCATTGAGGCCGCCTTCACGCAACGCCCGGACCACCCACGCTCCCGCAATCCCATCCCGCTTGAGTCTCAATTGCGTGTCCCCAATCCCTCTCTCCGCGACAAGAACAAGAAAGCGCGCCTGCGCGGCAAGTCGTGGAAACAGCGTTGAAGCGGCCGCTTGGCGTATTGCCGCCTCATCAAGGCTGACGCGGAGGGTAACGACTGTCACCCCTTCATCCACTTGGGTATCGACTCGGTTAAACGAGCGCACGAACCGCCTTGGCGTCTCAAGAAGCTCGTGAAAAACCGACAGGTCGCCATCGGGAACATACTGCTCGAGGTACTCGCCCATGGCCGCCAGCAACCCGTTTTCGTCTGCCTCTCGAACAGCCGCTGCGTCCGTACCTTGGGCCGTTCCCTCAACGCGAAGCGTCACAACTCCCGAAGCACTCTCCCCCGCATAGCAGGCCGAGCCCCAAACGAGCATGATACTCATAATAACGAAACGTGGGACCGACGGCGCTGCCAGTAGAAACTGCATCCAAATTCGGGCAACCGGCGTACTGACCCCACCGCCAGGATGCCTTATCAGGACCTTGTGGGAGCACATTGCGTGCGTATGGGCCATTATGCACCCCGCAGACGTGGCTAAGACGTCGTATCTGCTATTGCCACGGGAATGATCAGGCTTGTTTTGGAGCTTCACGCCGTTGCGCAGGCGCCCGCATGACGCACCCGCCGTTAAAGATTGCGCCTTCTTCAATGACCAGACGCCGGGCACGTATATCGCCCGTCAGTTTCCCGGAAGACACCAAACGCAAGACGCCCCCAGTCGAGACGTTGCCGAAGACTTGCCCTGCAAGAATAATGCGTTTGCCGGCCATAGTGTCCGCATTCAGGCGGCCCGAAGTGCCCAACTCCAGTTCCTCGGTGCACTCCATCCGCCCCTCGACCAGGCCGTCCACACGGCACGAAGTCGCCCGCACATTGCCCGAAACCAGCGCGCTCGCGCCCAGATACAACCGCCCTTCGACCGTCACGTCCCCCTCGACGCGCCCAGATATCTCCGTTTCGGAGCCGCTCGTCATCGAACCATCGATAATAACGCCTTCCGGGATGATCATGCGCTGCGGTTTCACCGACTTCGCCCGGCGAATCGCCAAGTCGTCCGCGGTAACATGAGGATCGTCCCCGGCTTCCTCGACCGGCGAGCGCTCCCGCGTTCCCCGGCTCGACGTCAGCGCTTCCTGAAAGGCCTGATTCACGCGCCCGAAAAGCCCTCCGCGCGATTTTCCTGCTTCCGCCAGCTCTTCATAGGTGTCCGGCTTGCCCGCCTCGTCAAGGGGATTCATGCTGTGTTGCGATGTGTCCTTCACGGGCTTGTATCCTTCTGTTGAGCGGTTAGAAATACCCCAAGCGGCTTGCCAGGTCAGCAATGCACTGCGAAACCTTCAGCTTCGGATAGCTGACCACCAGCGGCGTGCCTGAGTTTATCGTCTCCGACACCCGATTATCAAAAACCATGTACCCCAGATTCTCGGGCTCGATCATGAGATGCTGACGGCTGTGCTTCGACAGAATATTCGCTGCGATCTGCGCTTCATAGGCGTTGCGCGCGCGGTTCACGACGATCTTGGGCTTCATGGCCCGCGCCAGCGCAACCAGCTCACGGCAAATCGCCTCGCGTGTTTCCCCATCAAACAGGGCAGATGTTCTGACACACTCGACAAACTCTCGAAAACTCTCGAGACGCTTCAATAGGTGCGCCACCTCCGGACTCTCGTAGAAGCGCTC
The sequence above is drawn from the Candidatus Hydrogenedentota bacterium genome and encodes:
- a CDS encoding SPOR domain-containing protein, whose protein sequence is MRQRAKADTRTADDEPVIQLTRGQMVAAVCGLMIGALFFYLLGVVTSRLEPMISENQAQQQASHVLPAPDAPGTPSPATGGERSSSVRPEGIQATPRTDVVPLAKKESQPAQSLTATPPQGPNADDSPPLSRVPAPAETSTTTAAQLETAKEQKPKTASSGPKPVELTPKPPTEASAVSSPDKTQDRPETTETAKETSAEQTQPVPAGSEKKPQAGADSAAKSEKEPSFTLEKMEVPPETTQPAAASGTAAGPFYSIQLIAFSKANRAKAEAYAKEVRENAGLDVELESSTDGEYIRVFVGRYADRESALKACRELQKQERFSKIFVPQEARRGTQ
- a CDS encoding 2-dehydropantoate 2-reductase — translated: MKVSVIGPGAMGCLFAARLANGNVQTTLVDYKPDRANRLNESGIRVESDSRSISAKPVVSTSVPDDQDLVIVFVKSHVTRTLSIPPNVPILTLQNGLGNTETLCSAVGSANILAGVTHEAAVLTNEGQVTHTASAKTIFGSWTSCPTQSAENALNAAGFHFEVTTAPGQTLWEKVSASNAINPLTALLNVQNGALLEITEVRQLMRDLVVESVKVASTEGYRFPYSLVEETEESCRKFPHSVSPMLQDIRARKRTEIESLSGEILRRAQIAALPVPRTRVIYQLLRGMESR
- a CDS encoding lysophospholipid acyltransferase family protein, whose protein sequence is MNHDGLTYHSPCTFTRRQQVILAVSSPLIAGAFKAACATCRQERRDRDRFNTCLETAQHVILAIWHETLGLAAWHFRNTGYHTLTSYSFDGELAARIVRHFGLYALRGSSSRGGSEALRQLERATAVVPAVGFTLDGPKGPRRIAKPGIAVLAMRTGLPVVPVALAATRCWRMHSWDKLIIPKPFARLVSVYGEPIYPPPQETAAAIESLRTEVESALNRLHESLEEELSE
- the rlmN gene encoding 23S rRNA (adenine(2503)-C(2))-methyltransferase RlmN, whose translation is MSIAITDFLPEEIAERLEIKVYHARQIFRWIHAKQVFDFNAMTDLSKTMREELRAGVVLPQIHPIEVLSSREREATRKSLFGLCDGEAVEAVAIPEGERLTLCLSTQVGCPLRCAFCATGLSGFKRNLSAGEIVEQALHLLGDRDLQERTPNIVFMGMGEPFLNYDATLKAIRMFMRKDGLNIGARKVTVSTAGDVPGIERFAGEKWQVRLSISLHAANDALRSKLVPLNRKYPLARLLEAVRGYGERTGRQVTFEWTLIRGVNDSALNARQLLELTRGLKAFVNLIPYNRVEELPYEPSPPETCEAFLRILEEGGMNATLRKERGGDINAACGQLRARHITVAEGDVLA
- the rpmB gene encoding 50S ribosomal protein L28, translated to MSHVCDYSGKRPQVGKRVVRRGKAKREGGIGQNVTGISKRRWKPNLQKIRIVDENGRVRTVRVCARYIKAGKFTKYVKTRPQNAGK
- a CDS encoding polymer-forming cytoskeletal protein, yielding MKDTSQHSMNPLDEAGKPDTYEELAEAGKSRGGLFGRVNQAFQEALTSSRGTRERSPVEEAGDDPHVTADDLAIRRAKSVKPQRMIIPEGVIIDGSMTSGSETEISGRVEGDVTVEGRLYLGASALVSGNVRATSCRVDGLVEGRMECTEELELGTSGRLNADTMAGKRIILAGQVFGNVSTGGVLRLVSSGKLTGDIRARRLVIEEGAIFNGGCVMRAPAQRREAPKQA